A window from Azoarcus sp. DD4 encodes these proteins:
- a CDS encoding pteridine reductase gives MDTSPAPVILVTGAARRVGAEIARQLHDAGARIIVHHRRSAAEADTLVAGMNALRPGSAASVCGDLAIDGLPAAVAEAALACFGRLDGLVNNASSFFPTPVGTMDEAAWGDLIGSNLKGPLFLTQALAGELRQRRGAIVNIVDIHAERPLKGYPLYCAAKAGLAGLTRALAVELAPEVRVNGVSPGPIAWPEDDQFGASERAEIVRHTLLQREGNPADIARSVRFLMFDAPYITGQILAVDGGRSAHL, from the coding sequence ATGGACACTTCGCCCGCTCCCGTCATTCTCGTCACCGGCGCCGCCCGCAGGGTGGGCGCCGAGATTGCCCGGCAACTCCACGACGCCGGCGCCCGTATCATCGTCCATCACCGCCGCTCGGCCGCCGAAGCCGACACGCTGGTGGCCGGGATGAACGCGCTGCGCCCCGGGTCGGCCGCCAGCGTGTGCGGCGACCTCGCCATCGACGGCTTGCCGGCCGCGGTCGCCGAAGCGGCGCTGGCCTGTTTCGGCCGTCTCGACGGCCTGGTGAACAACGCTTCCAGCTTCTTCCCCACCCCCGTCGGCACCATGGACGAAGCCGCCTGGGGCGACCTGATCGGCTCCAACCTCAAAGGGCCGCTGTTTCTTACCCAGGCGCTCGCGGGCGAACTCCGGCAGCGCCGCGGCGCCATCGTGAATATCGTGGACATCCACGCCGAACGCCCGCTGAAGGGTTATCCGCTGTATTGCGCGGCCAAGGCCGGCCTGGCCGGCCTGACGCGTGCCCTGGCGGTCGAGCTCGCGCCCGAGGTGCGGGTCAACGGTGTCTCGCCCGGCCCCATCGCCTGGCCGGAGGACGATCAGTTCGGCGCCAGCGAGCGGGCGGAGATCGTGCGCCACACCTTGCTCCAGCGCGAAGGCAACCCGGCGGACATCGCCCGCAGCGTGCGTTTCCTGATGTTCGACGCGCCCTACATCACCGGCCAGATCCTCGCGGTAGACGGCGGCCGCAGCGCCCACCTGTAA